Proteins encoded together in one Kutzneria kofuensis window:
- a CDS encoding HNH endonuclease, with protein sequence MEELTLDMENKEPCGALFDLLARVGIPGLSGQEKVTAYILAGKIAAFGHAIQLEVLHHVDDLTELAMAGHEPERALGQRKEFSRVVETLPRLFAQLRRGEIDQRRLEVVDERVAHLPTQALITQVEDTLVEVAPGLNRSQLARQTTKLVALADPDGSDRRCQQAKAERRVEFTPLPDGMAQLKAVLPAVEARMAYDLLNADVAELPQDDRTTDQKRADAFLDRFLANTKERQVQVHVTIPVETLIGLTKDPGLLDGYGPIPAELACELAMQGPWRGILLDEYRHATGMSTAKYRPTAPMREMVKIHDGGTCTAPGCTSPIRELDHVIPWPKGKTTATQLKGLCSWHHHRKHDNYTVTLDSDGTTTWTTPQGRVHTTHPHQY encoded by the coding sequence ATGGAAGAACTCACCCTCGACATGGAGAACAAGGAGCCTTGCGGGGCCCTGTTTGACCTGTTGGCGAGGGTGGGCATTCCAGGCCTCTCCGGTCAGGAGAAGGTCACCGCCTACATTCTGGCCGGCAAGATCGCCGCATTCGGCCACGCCATCCAGCTGGAGGTCCTCCACCACGTCGACGACCTCACGGAGTTGGCCATGGCCGGCCATGAACCCGAGCGGGCGTTGGGACAACGCAAGGAATTCAGCCGGGTGGTCGAGACGCTGCCCCGGCTGTTCGCCCAGCTGCGGCGCGGGGAGATCGACCAGCGGCGGCTGGAAGTCGTGGATGAGCGGGTGGCTCACCTGCCCACCCAGGCCCTGATCACCCAGGTCGAAGACACCCTGGTCGAGGTCGCGCCCGGGTTGAACCGCAGCCAACTCGCCCGCCAGACGACGAAACTGGTCGCGCTGGCCGACCCCGACGGCAGCGACCGACGCTGCCAGCAGGCCAAGGCCGAGCGGCGGGTCGAGTTCACGCCGCTGCCGGATGGCATGGCCCAGCTCAAGGCGGTGCTGCCCGCCGTGGAGGCCCGCATGGCCTACGACCTGCTCAACGCCGACGTCGCCGAGCTGCCCCAAGATGACCGGACTACTGATCAGAAGCGGGCCGACGCCTTCCTCGACCGCTTCCTCGCCAACACCAAGGAGCGCCAGGTCCAGGTGCATGTGACGATCCCCGTCGAGACCTTGATCGGGCTGACCAAAGACCCCGGCCTGTTGGACGGCTACGGCCCCATCCCCGCCGAACTCGCCTGCGAACTGGCCATGCAGGGCCCCTGGCGCGGCATCCTGCTCGACGAGTACCGGCACGCCACCGGCATGAGCACCGCCAAGTACCGGCCCACCGCCCCCATGCGGGAGATGGTCAAGATCCACGACGGCGGCACCTGCACCGCCCCCGGCTGCACCAGCCCCATCCGCGAACTCGACCACGTCATCCCCTGGCCCAAAGGCAAAACCACAGCCACCCAACTCAAGGGCCTCTGCTCCTGGCACCACCACCGCAAACACGACAACTACACGGTGACCCTGGATTCCGACGGCACCACCACCTGGACCACACCCCAGGGCCGGGTCCACACCACCCACCCTCACCAATACTGA
- a CDS encoding DinB family protein encodes MSERIGPPLRGDERETLRAFLDFHRATLALKCEGLNDEQLRRQASPPSTLSLLGLVRHMTEVERTWFRRVMGKENVGLVYSEETDYQAAYDASGATWGEAVAAWEAEVEASRRIEREAESLDVTAYNARWEEEVSLRLVMHHMIHEYARHNGHADLLREAVDGVTGV; translated from the coding sequence ATGAGTGAACGGATCGGGCCGCCGCTGCGTGGCGACGAGCGGGAGACGCTGCGGGCGTTCCTGGACTTCCACCGGGCGACGCTGGCCCTGAAGTGTGAAGGGTTGAACGACGAGCAGCTACGGCGACAGGCCAGCCCGCCGTCGACGCTGTCGCTGCTCGGGCTGGTGCGGCACATGACCGAGGTGGAGCGGACATGGTTCCGAAGGGTGATGGGCAAGGAGAACGTGGGGCTGGTGTATTCGGAGGAGACGGATTACCAGGCGGCGTACGACGCCTCAGGGGCGACATGGGGCGAGGCCGTTGCCGCCTGGGAGGCGGAGGTGGAGGCGTCGCGGCGGATTGAACGGGAAGCGGAGTCGTTGGATGTGACGGCATACAACGCGCGATGGGAGGAGGAGGTGTCGCTGCGGTTGGTCATGCATCACATGATTCACGAGTATGCGAGGCACAATGGACATGCGGATCTGTTGAGGGAGGCGGTGGACGGGGTGACGGGGGTGTAG